TTTTCTCCCGTGGCCCAGGCTCGCGCGCTGGACCAATTCCACGATTCTGGTGACGTCGCAAGCCCGCGCCGCACCGGGTTGTTGTGTACATATTCGATTTTCTCGTAGACATCGCGCAGGCTGCGGAGATTGCGGTCGTAGCCCCCGCCGCGCTGCCAGAAACGGTACGATCTTCGTCCGCTCGGCCGAACGTCTTCGAGCATCGCAAGAAAATCGGGCGACGTTTCCGCCAGGTAACGCAGGGCCTTTTTCGAAACCGACTGTTTAACTGTTGATAGTATTTGCGCAACTTTTACATCTTGCTTTGGGCGCATCACGATATGTACGTGCTCGGGCATAACTACAAAGGCCCACAGGTCAAATTGGCCACGTTGTCTTGCGAGGGCCAATGCATCGACAAACCACTGACAGCTGCGCGGCTTTGAAAGCAGCGGCAACCGATGAAAGCAAGAAAACGTCAGACAATGCACATCGCCGGGCGAGTCGAAATGAACGAGCCGCTTGCGATGTGGGAGTGTCATTGTCGAATCCGTAGTCCGTTCGGCATGCCCACGCCAGCGTGGGCATGGCAC
The sequence above is drawn from the Pirellulales bacterium genome and encodes:
- a CDS encoding transposase, whose amino-acid sequence is MTLPHRKRLVHFDSPGDVHCLTFSCFHRLPLLSKPRSCQWFVDALALARQRGQFDLWAFVVMPEHVHIVMRPKQDVKVAQILSTVKQSVSKKALRYLAETSPDFLAMLEDVRPSGRRSYRFWQRGGGYDRNLRSLRDVYEKIEYVHNNPVRRGLATSPESWNWSSARAWATGENEPLEIDRDRLPSLMPLDLSQRFP